The Bacillus vallismortis genome window below encodes:
- the cspB gene encoding cold shock-like protein CspB, which yields MLEGKVKWFNSEKGFGFIEVEGQDDVFVHFSAIQGEGFKTLEEGQTVSFEIVEGNRGPQAANVTKEA from the coding sequence ATGTTAGAAGGTAAAGTAAAATGGTTCAACTCTGAAAAAGGTTTCGGATTCATCGAAGTAGAAGGTCAAGACGATGTATTCGTTCATTTCTCTGCTATTCAAGGCGAAGGCTTCAAAACTTTAGAAGAAGGCCAAACAGTTTCTTTCGAAATCGTTGAAGGCAACCGTGGACCACAAGCTGCTAACGTTACTAAAGAAGCGTAA
- a CDS encoding MetQ/NlpA family ABC transporter substrate-binding protein, whose translation MKKWLICSFVFILLVSFTACSPSAEHESIKIGIAESDEAIWNYIAEKAEETGLDIQLILFSDYAESDIALANKEIDANALQTISYFQSFTEKYKHKLAPLGTTYITPMGIYSKRYGRIQDIPRGAVVSVPDKVFDFGRALTMLQEAGLLTLKNGFNGTGSVDMIKDNPRHLKLKAVRQQDAVRGADVFVMKPSEAKKAGLSLEKHALKSGGLMSKEEMNLIVVRAEDQDREALQTIIELYQADDTAAFIEKKYRGDLVPAFLPLKRLSDWKNEFEH comes from the coding sequence ATGAAAAAGTGGCTTATATGCAGTTTTGTTTTTATTCTACTCGTTTCATTCACTGCATGCTCACCGTCGGCAGAACATGAATCGATAAAAATCGGAATTGCTGAGTCTGACGAGGCAATATGGAACTATATTGCTGAAAAGGCAGAAGAGACGGGGTTGGATATTCAACTGATTCTTTTTTCTGATTATGCGGAGTCTGATATCGCGCTTGCAAATAAAGAAATTGATGCCAACGCCTTGCAAACCATTTCATATTTTCAGTCGTTCACTGAAAAATACAAACATAAGCTGGCGCCGCTCGGTACGACATACATAACGCCTATGGGCATTTATTCAAAACGATATGGCCGAATTCAAGATATACCACGAGGAGCTGTTGTTTCCGTTCCGGATAAAGTGTTTGATTTTGGAAGGGCGCTTACGATGCTTCAGGAGGCGGGGTTGCTAACGCTGAAAAACGGATTTAACGGAACAGGTTCAGTCGATATGATCAAAGACAATCCGAGACACCTGAAATTGAAAGCAGTCCGGCAACAGGATGCTGTGAGAGGTGCCGACGTGTTTGTCATGAAACCTTCTGAAGCAAAAAAAGCGGGGTTGAGCCTGGAAAAACATGCTTTAAAGAGCGGCGGGCTCATGTCCAAGGAAGAGATGAATTTGATTGTTGTCAGAGCGGAGGATCAAGATCGGGAAGCACTGCAAACCATTATCGAGCTCTATCAAGCTGATGATACAGCGGCATTTATAGAAAAAAAGTATCGGGGAGACCTTGTCCCGGCTTTTCTGCCTTTGAAACGTCTTTCAGATTGGAAGAATGAATTCGAACATTGA